From a single Rosa rugosa chromosome 7, drRosRugo1.1, whole genome shotgun sequence genomic region:
- the LOC133720720 gene encoding potassium channel SKOR-like, giving the protein MCGNKNLIRLLEEAKAAQLSEFPYRAQEIADKMHPKKCTVFPFPPRDSKEDRKPGIVLWLRPTIKELINTASEKLEFEGGICILSEDAGKILDVGLINDGQKLYLVTETYLN; this is encoded by the exons ATGTGTGGAAACAAGAATTTGATTAGATTGCTGGAAGAAGCAAAGGCTGCTCAGTTGTCGGAATTCCCATACCGTGCTCAAGAAATTGCAG ATAAAATGCATCCGAAGAAATGCACAGTGTTTCCCTTCCCCCCACGGGATAGCAAAGAAGACAGAAAACCTGGAATTGTGTTATGGCTCCGTCCCACTATCAAAGAGCTTATCAATACAGCGTCAGAGAAACTAGAATTTGAAGGTGGTATATGTATATTATCAGAGGATGCAGGTAAAATTCTTGACGTAGGCTTGATAAATGATGGTCAGAAGCTGTATTTAGTCACCGAGACGTATTTGAACTAA